From the Phycisphaeraceae bacterium genome, one window contains:
- a CDS encoding 3'-5' exonuclease — MGIVKLMNFLLADTFTSSLARLTGEEQKAVKTTAFDLQTNPASPGLSFHKLDRVRDKNFWSVRASLDIRIIVHRTDESLMLCYVDHHDKAYDWAERRKIQRHPRTGAAQLVEIRERVEEITIPTYVESSEPKRPKAKPRLFDHLTADDLLAYGVPEEWIPDVQEATEDTIFAITDRLPTEAAEALLELATGGTPTPAATLLAETEHAGFEHPDAQRRFRVMSSSEELQQALSYPWEKWTVFLHPSQRELVEKAYAGPARVAGSAGTGKTIVALHRAVYLARTAPDARVLLTTFSRTLARALRIKLDRLAGSEPTVLDRITVRAIDEVGLDLYEQHHGKPTLATPAMIQTLLREAKKQSPDLKFSLRFLESEWSDVVDAWQLTTWEAYRDVARLGRKTRLGEKQRQQVWEVLSRLKSELEGRGLTTMPSVFAAAEQAIRGRETLPFTHAVIDEAQDISVPQLRLMAALAADRGDALFFAGDLGQRIFQTPFSWKSLGVDVRGRSQTLRINYRTSQQIREHADRLLPPEVTDVDGNKDTRKGTISVFSGPAPEIEILETEAGEIETVSGWLTRQIESGLPAEEIGVFVRSPAQLLRAHAAIKTAGVDAFDLDGQNDLEPGHIAVSTMHLAKGLEFRAVAVMACDDEVIPLQERIEAVADEADLEEVYNTERHLLYVACTRARDHLLITGIDPASDFLADLTVTSS; from the coding sequence TTGGGCATCGTAAAGCTTATGAACTTCCTCCTCGCCGACACCTTCACCTCCAGCCTCGCCAGGCTCACCGGCGAGGAGCAGAAGGCCGTCAAGACCACCGCCTTCGACCTCCAGACCAATCCCGCCTCACCCGGCCTGAGCTTCCACAAGCTCGACCGCGTCAGGGACAAGAACTTCTGGTCCGTTCGCGCGAGCCTGGACATCCGGATCATCGTCCACCGCACCGACGAGAGCCTGATGCTCTGCTACGTCGACCACCACGACAAGGCGTACGACTGGGCCGAGCGCCGCAAGATCCAGCGGCACCCCAGGACCGGGGCCGCTCAGCTCGTCGAGATCCGCGAGCGCGTCGAAGAGATCACCATCCCGACCTACGTCGAATCGTCCGAGCCCAAGAGACCGAAGGCCAAGCCCCGGCTCTTCGACCACCTCACCGCCGATGACCTGCTTGCTTATGGCGTTCCCGAGGAGTGGATACCCGACGTTCAAGAGGCCACCGAGGACACGATCTTCGCCATCACCGACCGCCTCCCCACCGAAGCGGCTGAGGCTCTTCTCGAGCTCGCCACCGGCGGCACTCCCACCCCCGCCGCAACGCTGCTTGCCGAGACCGAGCACGCCGGCTTCGAGCACCCCGACGCCCAGCGACGCTTCCGGGTCATGTCCAGCTCCGAGGAGCTTCAGCAGGCCCTGAGCTACCCCTGGGAGAAGTGGACCGTCTTCCTCCACCCCTCTCAGCGTGAGCTGGTCGAAAAGGCCTACGCCGGCCCGGCCCGCGTCGCTGGTAGCGCCGGCACCGGCAAGACCATCGTCGCCCTGCACCGAGCCGTCTACCTCGCCCGAACCGCCCCGGACGCCAGGGTCCTCCTGACCACCTTCTCCCGCACCCTCGCCCGAGCCCTGCGGATCAAGCTCGACCGCCTGGCCGGCAGTGAGCCCACGGTTCTGGATCGCATCACCGTCCGCGCGATCGATGAGGTCGGCCTGGACCTCTACGAACAGCACCACGGCAAGCCGACCCTCGCAACCCCGGCGATGATCCAGACCCTCCTGCGTGAAGCGAAGAAACAGTCCCCCGACCTCAAGTTCAGTCTCCGCTTCCTGGAGTCCGAGTGGAGCGATGTCGTGGACGCTTGGCAGCTCACCACCTGGGAGGCCTACCGCGACGTCGCCCGCCTCGGCCGCAAGACCCGTCTGGGCGAGAAGCAGCGTCAACAGGTCTGGGAGGTCCTCAGCCGCCTCAAAAGCGAGTTGGAAGGCCGAGGCCTGACAACCATGCCCTCGGTCTTCGCCGCCGCCGAGCAGGCCATCAGGGGCCGGGAGACGCTCCCGTTCACCCATGCCGTGATCGATGAGGCGCAGGACATCAGCGTGCCCCAGCTCCGCCTGATGGCTGCCCTCGCGGCCGATCGAGGCGACGCCCTTTTCTTCGCCGGCGACCTCGGCCAGCGGATTTTCCAGACGCCGTTTTCCTGGAAGTCGCTGGGCGTCGATGTCCGCGGCCGATCGCAGACCCTGCGGATCAACTACCGCACCTCCCAGCAGATCCGCGAACACGCCGACCGGCTCCTGCCCCCCGAGGTCACCGACGTCGACGGCAACAAGGACACCAGGAAGGGCACCATCTCGGTCTTCAGCGGCCCGGCCCCGGAGATCGAGATCCTCGAGACCGAGGCCGGCGAGATCGAGACCGTCTCCGGCTGGCTTACTCGCCAGATCGAGTCGGGCCTGCCTGCCGAGGAGATCGGCGTCTTCGTCCGGTCGCCAGCCCAGCTGCTGCGGGCCCACGCGGCCATCAAGACCGCCGGGGTCGATGCTTTTGATCTCGACGGCCAGAATGACCTCGAGCCGGGCCACATCGCCGTGAGCACCATGCACCTGGCCAAGGGCCTCGAGTTCCGGGCCGTCGCAGTGATGGCCTGTGATGATGAAGTCATCCCCCTGCAGGAGCGGATCGAGGCCGTCGCCGACGAGGCGGACCTGGAGGAGGTCTACAACACCGAGCGGCACCTACTCTACGTCGCGTGCACCCGAGCGAGGGATCATCTGCTCATTACGGGGATCGACCCGGCGTCGGACTTCCTCGCCGACCTCACCGTGACAAGTTCTTGA
- a CDS encoding site-specific DNA-methyltransferase: protein MAKKKSKKTPTKKTVQTLTHGEASRKNIPTAEFQSVVAKDDLAPKPVGYERPGGEAAEAMQDELQGRNPDLDPQLVWRGKDLQDWSDLVVQAPPLFIQEKVHPKVLVDDLRRQTEAAEIARKMADKAESGSFGTIDDQLDMFADFNGIPDHADAKTEFYAHDANWTNRMILGDSLQVMASLAEREGLRGQVQCIYLDPPYGIKFNSNFQWSTTSRDVKDGKADHITREPEQVKAFRDTWRDGIHSYLTYLRDRLTVARDLLHESGSIFVQIGDENVHRVRAVMDEVFGEENFCLLIFFKKTAGDTSTLMPAMGDYILWYSKNKTSAKYRPVYVEKQLGEGSGSFYTQLEAEDSSGTRPMTTDERQNPKLVPDGWEPFTSADLKRQGRSNTATFSYEYEGRKYHPGSNRQWKTNRAGLDRLNAAGWLYPVNANLRYKRFFKDFRVSMLGNMWTDTETGSFIQDKVYVVQTGTKVVERCLLMATDPGDLVLDPTCGSGTTAYVAEQWGRRWITIDTSRVSLALARARIMGARYPYYLLADSKAGQLKEAELTHTEPSTAPTHGNVRHGFVYERVPHITLKSIANNAEIDVIWERYQAKLEPLREQLNQALKKTWEEWEIPREAGDGWSDKAKAAHADWWKLRIQRQKEIDASIAAKADSEYLYDKPYEDKKTVRVAGPFTVESISPHRMLGVDENDEIIDPLDKLARSSGSGGYGAKDADAFMQMVIENLRTAGVQQAHKEDRIELTSITPWPGSYIAAEARYDESGTQRRAGIFIGPEFGTVSRQELVNAAREAGDADFDVVIACAFNYEAHTTEFSSLGRIKVLKARMNADLHMADDLKNTGKGNLFVIFGEPDIDILPPEDAPETASPADYDQIRVRINGIDVFKPQLGKVESSEPDEIACWFIDTDYNEESFFVRHAYFLGASDPYKNLRTTLKAEINAEAWDSLNSDVSRPFKKPASGRIAVKVINHLGDEVMKVFRVE, encoded by the coding sequence ATGGCCAAGAAGAAGTCCAAGAAAACCCCCACCAAGAAAACCGTCCAGACCCTCACCCACGGCGAGGCGTCGCGGAAGAACATCCCGACCGCGGAGTTCCAGTCGGTCGTCGCCAAGGATGACCTGGCCCCTAAGCCCGTCGGCTACGAACGGCCGGGCGGGGAAGCCGCCGAGGCCATGCAGGACGAGCTCCAGGGCCGCAATCCCGATCTCGACCCCCAGCTCGTCTGGCGGGGCAAGGACCTCCAGGACTGGTCCGACCTCGTCGTCCAGGCCCCGCCGCTGTTCATCCAGGAGAAGGTCCACCCCAAGGTCCTGGTCGATGACCTCCGCCGGCAGACCGAGGCGGCGGAGATCGCCCGCAAGATGGCCGACAAGGCCGAGTCCGGCTCCTTCGGCACGATCGACGACCAGCTCGACATGTTCGCCGACTTCAACGGCATCCCCGACCACGCCGACGCCAAGACCGAGTTCTACGCCCACGACGCCAACTGGACCAACCGGATGATCCTCGGCGACTCGCTCCAGGTCATGGCGTCCCTCGCCGAGCGTGAGGGCCTGCGCGGGCAGGTCCAGTGCATCTACCTCGACCCGCCCTACGGCATCAAGTTCAACTCCAACTTCCAGTGGTCCACCACCTCCCGCGACGTCAAGGACGGCAAGGCGGACCACATCACCCGCGAGCCCGAGCAGGTCAAGGCGTTCCGCGACACCTGGCGCGACGGCATCCACTCCTACCTCACCTACCTTCGCGATCGCCTCACCGTCGCCCGCGACCTGCTTCACGAGTCCGGCTCGATCTTTGTGCAGATCGGGGATGAGAATGTTCACCGCGTCCGGGCGGTGATGGATGAGGTGTTTGGTGAGGAGAACTTCTGTCTGCTTATCTTCTTTAAAAAGACAGCGGGTGACACAAGCACACTTATGCCCGCGATGGGTGACTACATCCTTTGGTATTCAAAAAACAAGACGAGTGCCAAATACCGGCCGGTCTATGTTGAGAAGCAACTTGGCGAAGGCTCTGGCAGCTTCTACACACAGCTCGAAGCGGAGGACAGTTCAGGCACCCGTCCCATGACAACCGACGAACGGCAGAACCCAAAGCTGGTACCAGATGGATGGGAGCCCTTTACGAGCGCTGACCTGAAGCGACAAGGCAGAAGTAATACGGCTACTTTCAGCTACGAATACGAGGGGCGGAAGTACCATCCAGGATCCAACCGCCAGTGGAAGACAAATCGGGCGGGATTAGATCGTCTCAATGCTGCGGGATGGCTCTATCCAGTAAATGCAAACCTGCGTTACAAACGATTTTTCAAGGATTTCCGCGTAAGTATGCTCGGAAACATGTGGACCGACACGGAGACCGGTAGCTTCATTCAAGACAAGGTTTATGTTGTTCAAACCGGAACCAAAGTGGTCGAGCGTTGCCTCCTCATGGCCACCGACCCTGGGGATCTCGTCCTCGACCCGACCTGTGGCTCCGGTACGACCGCCTACGTCGCCGAGCAGTGGGGCCGGCGGTGGATCACCATCGACACCTCTCGCGTCTCCCTCGCCCTGGCCCGCGCCCGGATCATGGGGGCCCGCTACCCCTACTACCTCCTCGCCGACTCCAAGGCGGGCCAGCTCAAGGAGGCCGAGCTCACCCACACCGAGCCCTCCACCGCCCCGACCCACGGCAATGTTCGGCACGGCTTCGTCTACGAGCGCGTGCCCCACATCACGCTGAAGTCCATCGCCAACAACGCCGAGATCGACGTGATCTGGGAACGCTACCAGGCGAAGCTCGAGCCCCTGCGCGAGCAGCTCAACCAGGCCCTCAAGAAGACCTGGGAGGAGTGGGAGATCCCCAGGGAAGCCGGCGACGGCTGGAGCGATAAGGCGAAGGCTGCCCATGCCGACTGGTGGAAGCTCCGCATCCAGCGGCAGAAGGAGATCGACGCCTCCATCGCCGCCAAGGCCGACTCCGAGTACCTCTACGACAAGCCCTACGAGGACAAGAAGACCGTCCGCGTCGCCGGCCCCTTCACCGTCGAGTCCATCTCGCCGCACCGGATGCTCGGCGTGGACGAGAACGACGAGATCATCGACCCCCTCGACAAGCTCGCCAGGTCCTCCGGCTCGGGCGGATACGGCGCGAAGGACGCCGACGCCTTCATGCAGATGGTGATCGAGAACCTCCGGACCGCCGGCGTCCAGCAGGCTCACAAGGAGGACCGCATCGAGTTGACCTCGATCACCCCCTGGCCCGGCAGTTACATCGCCGCTGAGGCCCGCTACGACGAGTCCGGCACCCAGCGTCGCGCCGGGATCTTCATCGGTCCCGAGTTCGGCACGGTCTCCCGCCAGGAGCTCGTCAACGCCGCCCGCGAGGCCGGCGACGCCGACTTCGATGTCGTCATCGCCTGCGCCTTCAACTACGAGGCCCACACCACCGAGTTCAGCAGCCTTGGCCGGATCAAGGTGCTCAAGGCCCGGATGAACGCCGACCTGCACATGGCCGACGACCTCAAGAACACCGGCAAGGGCAACCTCTTCGTGATCTTCGGCGAGCCGGACATCGACATCCTCCCGCCCGAGGACGCCCCCGAGACCGCGAGCCCCGCCGACTACGACCAGATCCGCGTGCGGATCAACGGCATCGACGTCTTCAAGCCCCAGCTGGGCAAGGTCGAGTCCTCGGAGCCGGATGAGATCGCCTGCTGGTTCATCGACACCGACTACAACGAGGAGAGCTTCTTCGTCCGCCACGCCTACTTCCTGGGCGCGAGCGACCCGTACAAGAACCTGCGGACGACCCTGAAGGCCGAGATCAACGCCGAGGCCTGGGACTCCCTCAACAGCGACGTCAGCCGCCCGTTTAAGAAACCCGCCAGCGGCCGGATCGCGGTGAAGGTGATCAATCATCTTGGGGATGAGGTGATGAAGGTGTTTAGGGTGGAGTAA
- a CDS encoding RNA-directed DNA polymerase, whose amino-acid sequence MTRLLDLIKDSSQSVLTMSSADARRFFMKPSSYCNIDLPNYFDFSKILISVSEYLREGRISDHSQRIREQDGLNYRVLVNKDGGYAWRPLEIIHPAIYYDLVQAVTEETNWTVIGFALSEYQGHSNIECLSIPVESLSAESDRAEQISKWWAGIEQRSVELCLDYSTVAHTDIVDCYGSIYTHSIAWALHSKEHAQATPRDMDLAGNQIDRAITSMRKGQTNGIPQGSVLMDFIAEIVLCYADSLLAKSINNSHPQLDYKVLRYRDDYRIFCNSDEDCAAILKKLSEVLSGLGMRLSPAKTSVSTDPISVALKRDKMAWLRNEWIGAAGKDLTIEKHAIIVHQHLVDHPNAGSGIRSLGDLNSRVHALDDLKTAMEIISIATDIAHRNPKTYPIIASLISKLMRFLPTDQSRSETASRIHRKFRDIPNTGYLDIWLQRFTRAYASNIKFNDPLCDSVIDPATELWNSSWIKTPELKQILNNTPIVDQERLAKMDDVIPPDEVALFIERAAWAS is encoded by the coding sequence ATGACACGTCTTTTAGACCTGATCAAAGATAGCTCGCAAAGTGTTTTAACGATGTCGTCGGCAGATGCTCGCCGCTTTTTCATGAAGCCGAGTAGCTATTGCAATATCGATCTCCCGAATTACTTCGACTTCTCCAAAATACTGATATCTGTTTCAGAGTACCTTAGAGAAGGCAGAATCAGCGATCACTCACAGAGAATTAGAGAACAAGATGGGCTAAACTATCGCGTGCTAGTGAATAAGGATGGAGGATATGCCTGGCGACCCCTGGAGATCATTCATCCAGCTATTTACTATGATCTAGTTCAGGCTGTAACAGAAGAGACCAATTGGACCGTTATTGGGTTTGCACTATCTGAGTATCAGGGACACAGCAACATCGAGTGCTTGAGCATACCAGTTGAGTCACTCTCTGCTGAATCGGATAGGGCCGAGCAAATCAGTAAATGGTGGGCTGGTATCGAGCAACGATCCGTGGAGTTATGCCTAGACTATTCAACCGTAGCCCATACCGATATAGTAGACTGCTATGGATCTATTTATACGCATTCGATAGCCTGGGCGCTCCACTCTAAAGAACACGCGCAGGCAACTCCCAGAGACATGGACCTGGCAGGCAATCAGATAGATCGTGCTATTACATCGATGCGTAAGGGACAGACCAATGGCATACCGCAAGGATCTGTCCTTATGGACTTTATTGCAGAAATAGTCCTATGCTACGCTGACTCATTGCTTGCGAAATCGATCAACAACTCACATCCTCAATTAGACTATAAAGTACTTCGATACAGAGATGATTACAGAATATTCTGTAATTCTGACGAGGATTGTGCTGCGATACTTAAAAAACTAAGTGAAGTTCTGTCGGGACTTGGCATGCGGCTTAGCCCAGCCAAGACTTCAGTCAGTACCGATCCGATCAGTGTTGCGTTGAAAAGAGACAAGATGGCGTGGTTGCGTAATGAATGGATTGGAGCCGCGGGTAAGGATTTGACTATTGAAAAACATGCGATAATAGTCCATCAGCACCTCGTCGATCACCCCAACGCAGGCAGTGGCATTCGTTCTCTTGGTGACTTGAACAGCCGAGTCCACGCCCTAGATGATTTGAAAACAGCGATGGAAATCATATCCATAGCTACTGATATTGCCCACAGGAACCCCAAAACCTATCCAATCATCGCTTCGCTCATTAGTAAGCTGATGAGGTTTCTTCCGACAGACCAGTCAAGATCTGAGACGGCATCACGTATACATCGGAAGTTTCGCGATATTCCGAATACGGGCTATTTGGATATCTGGCTCCAACGATTTACGAGGGCATATGCATCGAATATCAAGTTTAATGATCCGCTATGTGATTCAGTTATAGATCCAGCTACAGAGCTATGGAATAGTTCATGGATCAAGACTCCAGAGCTAAAGCAGATACTTAATAATACGCCGATAGTTGACCAAGAACGTCTCGCTAAAATGGATGACGTCATCCCGCCTGATGAAGTTGCTCTATTCATTGAGCGCGCTGCTTGGGCATCGTAA